Within the Agromyces ramosus genome, the region CGTTCGTTCCGCTCGAAGCGGCGCTCAGCGACATCCGTGCGATCACCCTCTGGCAGCAGTCGCGCATGCTCGCGGGGCCGGAGTTCGCGTACGAGGCGCTGAAGATCGGCGGGGGCCCGCCGCCGCTGCGGGTGCCGGAGGGCTGGCTGCTCATCCACCACGGCGTCACCGGAACGATCGACAGCGCGTTCTCGCAGCAGCAGAACGTCAACTACGCGGCGGGGGCGATGCTGCTCGACGCCGACGACCCCACGATCGTGCTCGCGCGCACCGCCGAGCCGCTGCTCGCACCCGAGACCGAGGAGGAGCGCAGCGGCATCGTGCCGAACGTCGTCTTCCCGACCGCCATCGAGGAGATCGACGGCGAGCACTACGTGTTCTACGGCATGGCCGACTCGCAGATCGGGGTCGCGCGGCTCGATCGCGTGACCGACTGAGTCGACCTCTCCGCCTGACTGAACGAAAGGCACAGAATGAACATCACGGATGCCCGTCGCCCCCGCTCGTGGGCGACGGTCGCGCTCGGCACCGCCGCCGCGCTCGCGCTCACGGGTGCGCTCACGTCGCCGACGGTGGCGACTCCCGCGTCGGCGGCCGAGCCGAACCAGCTCACCAACACCGCGCACCTCGACTTCCTGCTCGACACCGCGACGCCGCCGGACCAGCAGGGGCACACCACCTACCGTCTCGCCGAGGAGCCGGAGCTCGTGCTCCCGTGGACCTATGCCGATGCTCGCCCCGGCGGCACCTTCGAGCGCGTCGGCGGCGGTCCGTTCGACCCCGCCACCGGTGACTGGGGGCAGGGCGCCTACAACGCCGACGACGTCTCACGCGCCGCCGTGGTCTACCTGCGGCACTGGCAGCAGACCGGCGACGACGCGAGCCGCGCGAGCGCCTACGAGCTGCTGCGCTCGCTCGCCTACTTGCAGACCGCCGAGGGCGAGCACGCCGGCAACGTGGTGCTGTGGATGCAGCCCGATGGCGAGCTCAATCCGAGCGCTGAGCCGGTCGAGCTGCCCGACCCGTCGGACTCCGACGCGAGCTACTGGCTCGCCCGCACGATCTGGGCGTTCGGCGAGGGCTACGCAGCCTTCGCCGAGACCGATGCCGAGTTCGCGGCGTTCCTCGGCGAGCGGCTCGGTCTGGCGCGCGAGGCCGTCGATCGCCAGGCGCTCGACCGCTACGGCGAGTTCGAGGTCTCCGATGGCATGCGGGTACCCGCATGGCTCATCGTCGACGGCGCCGACGCGACGGCTGAGGCCGTGCTCGGCCTGTCGGCCTATGTCGAGGCGGCGCCCGGTGACGATGCCGCCCGCACGACGCTCGCTCGGCTCGCCGAAGGGATCGCCGCGATGGGGGCCGGCGACACCGACTCGTGGCCGTACGGCGCCATCCTGCCGTGGGCGCAGTCGCGCTCGATGTGGCATGCCTGGGGCTCGCAGATGCCGGCGGCGCTCGCCGAGGCATCCGTCGCCCTGGGTGATGCGGCACTGCTCGAGCCGGCGATCACCGACTCGAGCGGGTTCACGACGACGCTGCTCACCGCGGGCGGCCCCGACAACGGCTGGTTCCCCACGCCGTCGGATCGGGTGCAGATCGCCTACGGCGCCGACTCGCGCGTGCAGTCGCTGCTGTCGGTGGCGGATGCTTCGGGCAGCACCGGGTTCGCTGAGCTCGCGGCGCTGCAGGCGGCGTGGTTCTTCGGCGCCAACCGCGCCGGCGAGCCGATGTACGACCCCGCGACGGGCGTCACGTTCGACGGCATCCAGCCCGACGGCTCGATCAACCGCAACAGCGGCGCCGAGAGCACGATCCATGGGCTGCTGTCGATGATCGCGCTCGACGCGCATCCCGCTGTGGCGTCGCGTGCGACGACGGTGACGGATGTCGCTGAGCTCGACGGCCTTCGCGTCGTCGAGGCCGAGTCGGCGACGTCGACGACCGGCTCGGTCGAGACGCCCGCGTCGGCGTGGACCGGGGAGTCGCTGTACCGCGGTGACGTGCTCGTGCTCGACCGCGGCGAGGCGGCGACGTTCGACATCGGCACCGACGACGTGGCGCGTTCGATCGAGCCGGTCGCGTGGTTGCCGGAGGACGCCCGAGCGCGTTCGATCTGGAAGAGCGACGGTGGGCCTGTCGGCTCGCTCGACGGACGCGGCGAACCCCAGGGCATCAGCCCCGTGCCGGGCGTGCTGCTGCCGCGCACGCTGCAGTTGCCGGTCGACGGGTCGGCGAGTTCGTTGACGGCGTCGGTGAAGACCGGCACGGTCACGCTCGACGCCCTGCTGGTGCGTCCGGCGATCTCCAGGCTCGTGTTCGACGGCTCGGGTGGCGCGACGGAGCTCGTGCACTCGACCTCGAAGTCACGGCATACGGCTGGGGTCGGATTCGACGGCGCCGCTTCGACCGTGCGGGTCTACGACGACCGGGGCGAGCTCGTGAGCGAGCGCGCCCTCGACGGGCGCGGCGAGGTGCTGCTCCCGCCGGGCGGTTTCGCGGTGATCACGCGATAGCGCGTTCGCCGGCGATCATCGCCGTCACCGTTCGGCCAGCCAGGCCCGGATGACGGCGATGATCGCGTCGCGCTGCCCGGCGAGCTTCGCCCGCTCCGGCAGGGCGAGACTGGCCCGGATGTCGGAGTGCCAGGTGAGCAGCCCGTCGGGGTCGCCCGCGAACGTCGGCGCGGCGCCCCTGTCTTCGGCGCGCTCGGTGCCGAAGTGCAGGATGAGCCGCACCGGCCCCTTGCCCGCCGCGTTGACCGTGAGCCGGTCGACGCCGTCGAGCGTGTAGTCGGGCGAGTTCCACTTGACGATCTCGGTGAGCGACGGCTCGGCCTCGTGCACGAGCACACGCAGGGTCTCGACGTCGGCGCGCCGCTGCGGCTCCTGGGCGGCAAGGAACTCGTCGACACTCGCGAAGCGTTCAGGCATGAGGCGAGGCTACTGCAGCGACCCCGCCCTTGTGCGGCATGCGACCGCAGAGGCTCGTGTCGGGTGAACTGCTCGAC harbors:
- a CDS encoding DUF1801 domain-containing protein, giving the protein MPERFASVDEFLAAQEPQRRADVETLRVLVHEAEPSLTEIVKWNSPDYTLDGVDRLTVNAAGKGPVRLILHFGTERAEDRGAAPTFAGDPDGLLTWHSDIRASLALPERAKLAGQRDAIIAVIRAWLAER